The Vicia villosa cultivar HV-30 ecotype Madison, WI linkage group LG1, Vvil1.0, whole genome shotgun sequence genome includes a region encoding these proteins:
- the LOC131610746 gene encoding arginase 1, mitochondrial-like, which yields MMSIVARRGFKQTLYSATRVIDASPSFLQGKTNFKVISSTAALGTNFYLDQETAAKLAKDSQESIINASLAYLQEKAKLKAKTAKALLGGAIATSTLLGVPLGHNVGGAFAPARIRKAILDGSTISTTEGKNLTDPRVLADVGDVPVQDMRNLGVNDERLMTFISDSVKIVMDHFPLRPLVLGGDHSISYPVVRAVSEKLGGKVDILHFDARPDLYENFSQTMQGKFTNRLVQVGIRSITAERRAQGEKYGVEIHEMTNFAKEREQLENLTLGTGEGVKGVYVSINLDSLDPVYAHGVSDIESGGLCLKDVLSILHNLKGNIVGGDVVEYNPDPQSDAIKKITALVTAKLVKELAAKMSK from the exons ATGATGTCGATTGTAGCACGCCGAGGCTTCAAGCAGACACTATACAGTGCAACTCGTGTGATAGATGCTTCACCTTCATTTCTTCAAGGAAAAACAAATTTTAAGGTGATCTCAAGTACAGCAGCATTAGGCACCAATTTCTACCTGGATCAAGAAACAGCAGCTAAATTGGCAAAAGATAGTCAGGAAAGTATTATCAATGCATCACTTGCATATCTTCAAGAAAAAGCAAAGCTTAAGGCAA aAACTGCGAAGGCTCTTCTGGGTGGTGCTATAGCAACTTCAACTCTTCTTGGAGTGCCTTTGGGACACAATGTAGGCGGCGCATTCGCTCCTGCTCGCATTAGGAAGGCCATATTGGATGGAAGCACAATCTCAACCACTGAAG GCAAGAATTTAACGGACCCGCGTGTCTTGGCTGATGTGGGTGATGTCCCTGTCCAAGATATGCGAAATTTAGGAGTCAATGATGAGAGATTAATGACTTTTATTAGTGACTCTGTCAAGATAGTGATGGATCAT TTTCCATTGCGTCCCTTAGTTTTGGGAGGTGATCACTCAATATCATATCCTGTTGTTAGAGCTGTCTCTGAGAAGCTTGGAGGAAAAGTTGATATTCTTCATTTTGACGCACGTCCCGATCTTTATGAAAACTTTTCTCAAACCATGCAGGGAAAATTTACCAATCGACTAGTGCAG GTCGGTATACGATCAATAACAGCTGAACGAAGAGCACAAGGTGAAAAATACGGGGTAGAGATACATGAAATGACAAATTTCGCAAAAGAGCGCGAGCAATTAGAGAACTtg ACACTTGGTACGGGTGAAGGTGTGAAAGGTGTATATGTATCAATAAATTTAGATTCTCTTGATCCAGTGTATGCTCATGGAGTGTCTGACATTGAATCTGGAGGTCTTTGTTTAAAAGATGTTCTAAGTATTCTTCACAATCTCAAAGGTAATATTGTTGGTGGAGATGTTGTTGAATACAATCCGGATCCACAAAGTGATGCTATCAAAAAGATTACAGCACTTGTTACTGCTAAGTTGGTCAAAGAATTGGCTGCAAAGATGTCCAAATGA